From a single Oreochromis niloticus isolate F11D_XX linkage group LG3, O_niloticus_UMD_NMBU, whole genome shotgun sequence genomic region:
- the LOC109199514 gene encoding macrophage mannose receptor 1 has protein sequence MEDWAGIQSSSIMERILLCVCCFSGWFVSTCCPRQYHYVDDAKTWTEAQSYCQQTHTDLASIENTEEMKQLNSTVSSAAHSSELWIGLYSQIRWRWSDGLTGSGADYRNWDTSEYEPDFYSGVQFCVSSLKGKWWDFQCSEKLQFICYRGSQMNPEFDLVNKEMSWSDARRYCRENFLDLATVKNPGENQQVHEKAQSKRVWIGLHREPHIYWSDGTKYSFSYWASGMNPFRGMSKICAALTRSGEWKTLSCETRLPFVCYSLPTPGELSLSFLYGSQAILHTVLCKSLEPPVISAFSGEKWETAADLT, from the exons ATGGAAGACTGGGCTGG AATCCAGAGCAGCAGCATCATGGAGAGGATCCTGCTGTGTGTCTGCTGCTTCTCAG GCTGGTTTGTCTCCACATGCTGTCCCCGTCAGTACCACTATGTGGATGATGCAAAGACTTGGACTGAAGCTCAGAGCTACTGCCAACAGACTCACACAGACCTGGCCTCCATCGAGAACACTGAAGAAATGAAGCAGCTGAACAGCACAGTTTCATCTGCCGCTCACAGCTCTGAGCTCTGGATCGGTCTGTACAGTCAGATCAGGTGGAGGTGGTCAGATGGGCTCACAGGGAGTGGAGCTGACTACAGGAACTGGGACACTTCTGAATATGAACCAGATTTTTACTCTGGGGTTCAGTTCTGTGTGTCCTCTTTAAAAGGAAAATGGTGGGATTTTCAGTGCAGCGAGAAGCTCCAGTTTATTTGCTACAGAG GATCACAGATGAACCCTGAGTTTGATTTGGTGAATAAAGAAATGAGTTGGTCCGATGCTCGAAGGTACTGCAGGGAGAACTTCTTGGACCTGGCCACTGTCAAGAACCCCGGAGAGAACCAACAAGTCCATGAAAAGGCTCAGAGTAAAAGGGTGTGGATTGGCCTGCACAGAGAGCCACACATTTACTGGTCTGATGGCACAAAGTACTCATTCTCATACTGGGCCAGTGGGATGAACCCGTTTAGGGGTATGAGTAAGATCTGTGCAGCTCTGACTCGTTCAGGAGAATGGAAGACTTTGTCCTGTGAAACAAGATTACCATTTGTCTGCTACAGCCTCCCTACACCTGGTGAGCTTTCACTGTCTTTCCTTTATGGATCACAAGCAATTTTACACAcggtgctgtgcaaaagtcttgagccacctgtGATTTCTGCATTTTCTGGAGAGAAATGGGAAACAGCTGCAGACTTGACTTAA
- the LOC109199509 gene encoding uncharacterized protein LOC109199509 — translation METMKTLLKVYLLLLIGPPFTLEQSVVQYITELQVSLDEAEETYLSSQGFIKIDVDLNKGAEGKYIYLWYKKGSSSPITRIQLTFNDGMSRGLITAGYQKINKNLNAGTSGDNIYLWYYRGNSEYDVPIVNLHVSIEAREEAQMFAFGWERLACDLNRKARGKWIYLWVKGERPTYICDITANADYDGDADYFQNGYIRVDEDTNRGAGGSFVFIWYRQTTNSQRAITDLKIATDDIDEILFQYMGFTRVTTDLSKGAGGSYVYLWYKKDSGLPVRAVSVIVNTAAVEQYRYPRVFIRQKNLNSGNKGNTLYLTFSSF, via the exons ATGGAGACTATGAAGACTCTGCTGAAGGTttatctgctgctgctgatcgGACCTCCCTTCACTCTG GAACAATCAGTGGTCCAGTACATCACCGAGCTCCAGGTGTCTCTGGATGAAGCTGAAGAGACGTATCTTAGCAGTCAAGGTTTCATCAAAATCGATGTTGATCTGAACAAAGGAGCTGAAGGAAAATACATCTACCTTTGGTACAAAAAAGGCAGCAGCTCACCAATCACCAGGATTCAGCTTACATTCAATGATGGCATGAGCAGGGGTCTGATCACTGCAGGTTACCAGAAGATTAACAAGAACCTCAATGCCGGAACAAGCGGAGACAACATCTACCTGTGGTACTACAGAGGTAACTCAGAGTACGATGTTCCCATTGTGAACCTTCATGTCTCTATAGAAGCAAGAGAGGAAGCCCAGATGTTTGCATTTGGATGGGAGAGACTGGCCTGTGATCTGAACCGGAAAGCTAGAGGAAAATGGATCTACCTGTGGGTGAAGGGAGAGAGACCGACCTACATCTGTGACATCACTGCCAATGCTGACTATGATGGAGATGCTGACTACTTCCAGAACGGCTACATCAGAGTGGATGAAGATACCAACAGAGGTGCAGGAGGATCCTTTGTCTTCATCTGGTACCGTCAGACCACTAACTCTCAAAGAGCCATCACAGATCTGAAGATCGCCACTGATGATATAGACGAGATATTGTTTCAGTATATGGGCTTTACAAGGGTAACTACTGATCTAAGCAAGGGGGCAGGAGGAAGTTACGTGTACCTGTGGTACAAGAAAGACTCCGGTCTTCCCGTTCGGGCGGTCTCTGTGATCGTCAACACAGCAGCTGTGGAGCAGTACAGATATCCCAGGGTCTTCATTAGACAAAAAAACCTCAACAGTGGGAACAAAGGTAATACGCTGTACCTGACCTTCAGTTCGTTTTAG